The Nocardia vinacea genome contains the following window.
GAGCCAGATAGTGCAGTGCCGCATCGACATCCGAACCGCGAATGGATTTGATGAAGGCACTCACCACGTCGTAGTGCTGGTCACCGGCACGGTCGTAGCGCACGGCCGCCTTGTCCACGCTGGCCTCGACCAGATCCACATCGACGGTGCCGTCCAACGAGGATTCCGCCGATGCCTCCAGCGCGGTGAGCGCCCGGCGCGCGTCGCCACCCGCGATCCGCACGATGTGCTCGAGCGCGGCCTCGGTCACCGTGTACGCGCCGCCGTAACCACGCGGGTCCGCGAGCGCACGATCGAGCACCAGCCGGATATCAGCCGCGGTGAGCGACTGCAATTGCAGTACCAGCGAGCGCGACAGCAGCGGCGAGACCACCGAGAACGACGGATTCTCGGTCGTCGCGCCGACCAGCAGCACGATCCGGTTCTCCACCGCGGCCAGCAACGCGTCCTGCTGGGTCTTGGAGAAGCGGTGCACCTCGTCGATGAACAGCACGGTCTGCTCGCCCGCGGTGAGTCGGCGGCGGGCCACATCGATGACCGCGCGCACCTCCTTCACCCCGGCCGACAAGGCCGACAGCGCCTCGAAGCGCCGACCGGTGGCCTGCGAAATCAACGACGCCAGCGTCGTCTTGCCGGTTCCCGGCGGTCCGTACAGCAGCACCGACGCCGCGCCCGAACCATCGATCAACCGCCGCAGCGGCGAGCCGGGTCCGAGCAGATGCTGTTGGCCGACCACCTCATCCAATGTCGCGGGCCGCATCCGCACCGCCAGCGGCGCACCGGCATCGCGGCGCACGACACTGTCGATGGAGTGTCCGGTCGGCACCTCGTCGCCGGGCACGTCGAATAAGCCTTCGCTCACAACGAGCACGTTACCGAGGGGGACCGACACCTCCCCAACGCTGCATGCGCCGAAGGTCCGGAACGGGCGTCGATTTGCCTGCCGACCGTGGATCGGCTGTGATCGCAGCCGTGGCTGAAAACGTCGTCGTTCCAGATTCCGAGCCGTTCGCTCGACGCACTCTGCTGAAGGCTGGTGCCGCGGCGACCGTCGCCGCGATCGCGATCGCCACGCCCGCCCGCCCGCGCCGAGGGTCCGATATTCCGCCACGGCGTGGCCTCGGGTGATCCACTGCCGAACGGCGTGATCATCTGGCCGGTCGCCTGATAGCTCGGCAGGGTCTGCATTGGCACGACTTGCGAGACTCCGCGCGATTCCAGGAGCAGAATTTTTCTCACGAAAGGTTGTCGATTTCCGTCGAGCTCGATCGTCGGAACGAATACGACGGCCCGATCGGCGGGCCGACGCAACCCGAAGGAGCGAGATCATGAGCCAGTACCTGGTGCTGATTTACGAAGACGAAAACGCGTACGCGACCGCATCGGAGCAGGTCATGGGCGAGGTCTATCAGGCACACGTGACCTTCCAGGAGATCGCGGGCGACGCCGTGCAGGGCGGCAACGCCCTCCAGCCGACCGCCACCGCCACCTCCATCCGGCAGAAGGACGACGGCGATTTCACCGTGACCGACGCCCCGTTCGCCGAGGCCAAGGAAGCGCTCGGCGGCTACTACCTGATCGAGGCCGCGGATCTGGACGCCGCGATCGCAGTCGCCAAGCAGGTGCCTGCCCGATTCGGCGGCGTCGAGGTGCGCCCGATCATGACCTTCGACTAGCCCTGTGCCGATCGATACCGATGCGGCTGCCGCCGTCGACCAGGCGCACCGTCGCGAATGGGCCTTCGTGCTCGCCGCGACGGTGCGGCTGGTCCGCGATTTCGACCTCGCCGAGGAATGCGTCCAGGACGCCTACGCTCGGGCACTCACCGAGTGGTCCGCGCACGGCGTTCCCGCCAAGCCCGGCGCCTGGCTGACCACCGTTGCCCGCCGCCGCGGTCTCGACCTGCTGCGCCGCGATTCGAGCATGCGGCGCGCACTGCCCACGCTGGTCACCGACCAGGCCGGCGACACCGCCGATCTCGCACTCGCGGAACTGGATTCGGCATCCGCCATTCCCGACGACCGGTTGCGTCTGATCAGCACCTGCTGCCACCCGGCACTGGCCCGCGAGGCCCGGGTGGCGCTGACCCTGCGTCTGGTCTGCGGTGTCACCACCGCCGAGGTCGCTCGCGCCTTCCTCACCAGCGAATCGACCATGGCGGCCCGAATTACACGCGCCAAGAAGAAGATTGCGGTGGCGCGCATTCCGTATCGGGTGCCGTCGGTGCGTGAACTCCCGGACCGGCTCGATGCCATCTGCGCGGTCATCCATCTGCTGTTCACCACCGGCCACACCGCGCCGTCGGGTAACGCGCTTGTTCGTGCCGATCTGGTCGAACGGGCGCTCCAACTTGCACGAATGATGCATGCGCTCGTCCCGGACGACCCTTCCGTCACCGGCCTCCTGGCCCTGATCCTGCTCACTGACGCGCGGCGCGCCGCCCGCGTGGATGCCGAAGGGCGCCTGTGTACTCTCGAACACCAAGACCGCTCCCGCTGGGATCGCGCGGCCATCGCCGAGGGTATTGCCTTGGTGAAAACTGCCCTGCCACATACGGATCGGTACACCCTGCAGGCCGCCATCGCCGCCGTGCACGACGAGGCACCGTCCTGGGCGGAAACCGACTGGCGTGAGATCACCGGCCTGTACGTACTCCTGCTCCGAATCTGGCCGGCACCAGTGGCGCGCCTCAATCACGCGGTAGCAGTGGGCCTTTCCGGCAATCCGACACGAGCGCTCGCCCTACTCGACGCTCTCGCCGCCGAACCGTCCCTCGCCACCTACGGCTACCTCGAAGCCTCCCGCGCGGCCTTTCTTACCCAATTGGGCCGCACCACCGAAGCCGCCCGAGCCTATGAATCCGCGCTACTCCTAACCGAAAACACCATGGAACGAGCCCACCTCGAATCCCGCCTATCCGACCTCACGGCCTGACGCAGCCGAGTAGGAGCGCGAGGTCTCCTGTTCTCACACGTACCGATAACCCCACACCCCTATGTACTGGCCACAAAAGGTACGCGGACGACGGAGTCGCGTCGACTACGCCGGGTCCCAAGCTAACGCAGGCCCGAAACCTATTCCGACCAGCGCTCTTCGAGCATCGCCGACACATCCTCGGCGAAATCCCCGACTGCGTCGTCGCCGGTGCATCGCGCGTCTTCCGCCAGGGCGGCCCAGCGATTGATCAGGGCTTCCGAGCGCGGAACGGAGAGGCCGTGTTCGCGGGCGGCGGCGATGCGGGTGTGGTCGGCGGGCAGGAACCAGTAGGTGGTGAGCCAGACCCAGATGAGGCGGGCTTCCAGGATACGTTCGGCGAGTACCGCGTCGTCGGCCAGGGCGGGCCAGACGCCGACGACCTCGGCCCGCCACGCTTCCACCATTTGCTGGGCGCGCTCGCGGGACAGTTCGAAGTCGCACAGGCAGCCGGGGAAGGACACCAGCGCGTAGGCGATGTCGAGGGTGGCATCGCGGTAGCCACCCCATTCGTAGTCGAGGAAGCGTGCGCCCTCTTCGTTGAGGATGACGTTGTCCGGGCACAGGTCAGAGGGGCTGAATGCGCGGAAGCGACCCGCGGAGAACAGGCGATTGCCTCGAACGATCCGCTCGGCGATCTCACCGGGAACCTCGATGCCGAGTTCGCGCTGCAGCATGCCGGGCACCTCGGAGATGGCGGCCTCGGCCTGTTGCGCGATGCCGTCGACCCGGTGTACCACGTCCACCCTGCGCAGCAGCGCGACGAAATCCGCTTCGCGCCCGACGGTTGCCGCATGCATCCGACCCAGCGCCTGCGCGAAAGCCATGAGCGCGTTGCGCGTCGCCGGTTCCGCACCGGATTGCAACACCTGTGTCATCCGGGCGTTCTCCCCGAGATCACTCAGGACGAGCAGCCGGTCCGGGAGGCTGTGCGCGATCACGTATGCGCCGGGCCGCTGTTCGCGGCTGAGCGCGGTAGTGAACTGATACGACACGGCCTCGCGTAGAAACGCGGAGTCGATGCTGGCGACGCCGGGCGCTAGACCACCCGTCGTGCGGTCCGCCGCGGATCCGCGAACCTGCTTGACGATAAGCGTCCGGGGCAGGGAGAAGGCGTTCTCTGAAACACGCACGCGTAGGACCGTGGTCCTACCACTACCGCTGAGTTCCATCGGATCGCTCAGCTTTACCGGAGCACCCATTCGCTTTGTGAGCAACTGCTGTGCTGCGGACACGACTTCGGCGGCGCGTTCGGCCAATAGTGCGGTCATCGCTAATCAAGCTACTCGCACCGGGTCACTTCTAGCGAGCGGTTACACAACCTTTCCGCGTCGTTCGGCGTGTCTGCGTCAAGGTTGCGGAACGGGCGCTGGTTGCTTGACACCATTGCGGCTGTCCGGTTTTCTCATCGTCAACTGCCGTGCGCCACACCGCAAACCAGTTGCGTCGAAAGGTCTGCAGACAATGTCCGACTCACCGTCGCCCAAGCCGAACGAACCAACTGGCTCGCCCGAACGGAGCAGCGGCGCGCCCGACGAAGGTGACGGCGAACAGTTCGCCGCGCGTCCGGGTCAGCACGAAGGTCCGAATCCGCAACCGACGGAACCGACGGAACCGAGCACCGGACCAGGCAGGCACGAGATGGCCGGACGCGCGGGCTACCCACAGTTCGAGGGTCCCGGCGCGGCGCAGTACGGCAGTGAACCGGTGGAGCCGCCACCGCCGGTCGGCGCGCCCGGACAGCCGGGACAGCCGAGCTATGGCCCACCGGGAACCGGTCCCGGCTCGGCGCATCCCGCACCGATGCCCCCTGGCGCGATGCCGCCCGGAGCT
Protein-coding sequences here:
- a CDS encoding replication-associated recombination protein A yields the protein MSEGLFDVPGDEVPTGHSIDSVVRRDAGAPLAVRMRPATLDEVVGQQHLLGPGSPLRRLIDGSGAASVLLYGPPGTGKTTLASLISQATGRRFEALSALSAGVKEVRAVIDVARRRLTAGEQTVLFIDEVHRFSKTQQDALLAAVENRIVLLVGATTENPSFSVVSPLLSRSLVLQLQSLTAADIRLVLDRALADPRGYGGAYTVTEAALEHIVRIAGGDARRALTALEASAESSLDGTVDVDLVEASVDKAAVRYDRAGDQHYDVVSAFIKSIRGSDVDAALHYLARMLSAGEDPRFIARRLVISASEDIGMADPMALQTAVAAAHVVQLIGMPEAQLTLTHATIHLATAPKSGAVPAALGAALADISAGKAGAVPAHLRDGHYAGAAALGNAQGYKYPHDDPDGVLAQQYPPDEIVGRDYYTPTDHGVERDIQRRVEKLRRIVRGR
- a CDS encoding YciI family protein; amino-acid sequence: MSQYLVLIYEDENAYATASEQVMGEVYQAHVTFQEIAGDAVQGGNALQPTATATSIRQKDDGDFTVTDAPFAEAKEALGGYYLIEAADLDAAIAVAKQVPARFGGVEVRPIMTFD
- a CDS encoding RNA polymerase sigma factor, with amino-acid sequence MPIDTDAAAAVDQAHRREWAFVLAATVRLVRDFDLAEECVQDAYARALTEWSAHGVPAKPGAWLTTVARRRGLDLLRRDSSMRRALPTLVTDQAGDTADLALAELDSASAIPDDRLRLISTCCHPALAREARVALTLRLVCGVTTAEVARAFLTSESTMAARITRAKKKIAVARIPYRVPSVRELPDRLDAICAVIHLLFTTGHTAPSGNALVRADLVERALQLARMMHALVPDDPSVTGLLALILLTDARRAARVDAEGRLCTLEHQDRSRWDRAAIAEGIALVKTALPHTDRYTLQAAIAAVHDEAPSWAETDWREITGLYVLLLRIWPAPVARLNHAVAVGLSGNPTRALALLDALAAEPSLATYGYLEASRAAFLTQLGRTTEAARAYESALLLTENTMERAHLESRLSDLTA
- a CDS encoding kinase, translated to MTALLAERAAEVVSAAQQLLTKRMGAPVKLSDPMELSGSGRTTVLRVRVSENAFSLPRTLIVKQVRGSAADRTTGGLAPGVASIDSAFLREAVSYQFTTALSREQRPGAYVIAHSLPDRLLVLSDLGENARMTQVLQSGAEPATRNALMAFAQALGRMHAATVGREADFVALLRRVDVVHRVDGIAQQAEAAISEVPGMLQRELGIEVPGEIAERIVRGNRLFSAGRFRAFSPSDLCPDNVILNEEGARFLDYEWGGYRDATLDIAYALVSFPGCLCDFELSRERAQQMVEAWRAEVVGVWPALADDAVLAERILEARLIWVWLTTYWFLPADHTRIAAAREHGLSVPRSEALINRWAALAEDARCTGDDAVGDFAEDVSAMLEERWSE